A region of Theileria annulata chromosome 2, complete sequence, *** SEQUENCING IN PROGRESS *** DNA encodes the following proteins:
- a CDS encoding uncharacterized protein (chr2.C.cand.260 - hypothetical protein, conserved, pf13_0296) — translation MSAYDRFNIHAQLEHLQSKYQGTGHVDNTKWEWVLNIQRDTLSSHCGHLTRLAYFSIVENEPIFRIKHRFLQSMAKPVTNIKVKPQLDPQLNHK, via the exons atGTCTGCTTATGatagatttaatattcatGCTCAGTTAGAGCATCTTCAGAGCAAGTACCAGGGTACTGGTCACGTTGATAACACTAAATG gGAATGGgttttaaatattcagAGAGATACTTTGTCATCGCATTGTGGCCATCTTACAAGATTGGcttatttttcaattgtAGAGAATGAACCTATTTTCAGAATAAAACACCGTTTTTTACAG AGTATGGCTAAACCAGTAACAAATATCAAAGTTAAACCACAACTAGATCCACAACTCAACcataaataa
- a CDS encoding uncharacterized protein (chr2.cand.259 - hypothetical protein, signal peptide): MDDDYNVLFITLLNNCLSRCIIDYNCLNKQLINNEGSNVVLRNLLIQFTRVQREIFLKLKVIFDLTKYEKGINKLLQEINTDYFNQNVVQNLNRNLLTLTNQINAPPPNIKLSVDLYNNLRYERMPSMMSEIAKSVNTFPTIKYSDEEINSCIFNIKLHFLIHFQQYKMSYSDKVDPVAEQTESGNGGSPVGEIRFINNICNYRRSNYFDVEILFDFKRYQIIHVTVLGQTANSPTLMAYLNQVLNTRSGNVFMVLDNAIMNYVNKLILQNLYKQTQAYYSAGHVVFNYDYSEDKLEVHCFKDMPSLLEFSVNENNMPEFKINNTFKEFAYDIDLNYYIKQILPDS; the protein is encoded by the coding sequence atgGACGATGATTATAATGTATTGTTCATTACTCTTCTCAACAATTGTCTCAGTAGGTGCATAATTGACTATAATTGCCTTAATAAGCAGCTTATCAACAACGAAGGATCAAACGTTGTTCTTCGTAACCTCTTGATACAGTTCACCCGAGTTCAGAGGGagatttttttaaaacttaaGGTTATTTTTGACCTCACGAAATATGAGAAGGGTATAAACAAGCTCCTTCAGGAAATTAACACTGACTACTTTAACCAAAATGTTGTTCAGAATCTCAACAGGAATCTGTTAACTCTAACTAACCAGATAAACGCCCCTCCTCCAAACATAAAGCTTTCTGTTGATCTTTACAACAACTTGAGGTATGAAAGAATGCCTTCAATGATGTCTGAAATCGCCAAGTCTGTAAACACATTTCCAACCATCAAGTACTCCGACGAGGAAATCAACTCATGTATCTTtaacataaaattacaCTTTTTAATACACTTTCAACAATATAAAATGAGTTACTCAGATAAAGTAGACCCTGTTGCTGAACAAACAGAATCTGGTAATGGAGGTTCACCAGTGGGTGAAATTCgattcattaataatatatgtaaTTATAGACGGAGTAATTACTTTGATGTGGAGATACTCTTTGACTTTAAAAGGTATCAAATTATCCATGTAACGGTTCTGGGTCAAACAGCCAACTCCCCGACACTTATGGCCTACCTAAACCAGGTACTAAACACCCGAAGTGGGAACGTATTTATGGTCCTAGACAATGCGATTATGAATTACGTAAACAAGCTAATTTTGCAAAACTTGTATAAACAGACTCAGGCCTACTACAGCGCAGGTCACGTGGTCTTTAACTATGACTATTCAGAAGATAAACTAGAAGTTCACTGCTTCAAGGACATGCCAAGTTTACTTGAGTTCTCAGTAAATGAGAATAACATGCCCGAGTTCAAAATCAACAACACTTTCAAGGAATTCGCCTACGATATTGACCTAAACTACTACATTAAACAAATACTACCAGACTCTTAA
- a CDS encoding uncharacterized protein (chr2.C.cand.261 - hypothetical protein, conserved, pf11_0163): MCIEKNHFYIHSYMNLAKNIIIRNRRFIFLDFYKFYSNSKGDSIHKIPDSQNHSGLIEYKFNWGIGNTYTEHSKTRVGRKFVKNPKVVTISSDYFNIEEEFERCKVVFDEVNEQWEVLWIEFNKLNGKPFPISKYGIQTSKLKSIEFANFINDKLKNTNSVHTSDTNKAYNSKEIESSNSVNGEHTSSDRTCVPEDSKDSNKENNIIFDNVLQCWVGLGRRGSRPICRAFSADYHGYEKSKELSKNKV; encoded by the exons ATGTGTATTGAAAAAAATcacttttatattcattcatatatgaatttagcaaaaaatattattataagGAATAGaagatttatttttttggatttttataaattttattcaaattctAAGGGAGATTCCATACATAAAATTCCAGATTCTCAAAACCATTCTGGATTAATAGagtacaaatttaattggGGGATCGGCAACACATACACTGAACATAGTAAAACTCG AGTTGGACGAAAGTTTGTCAAAAACCCCAAAGTTGTTACCATTTCTTCCGACTATTTCAATATTGAAGAGGAATTTGAAAGGTGTAAAGTTGTTTTCGACGAAGTTAACGAGCAGTGGGAAGTTCTGTGGATAGAATTCAACAAACTAAACGGGAAACCATTTCCAATAAGTAAATACGGGATTCAAACgtcaaaattaaaatccaTCGAATTTGCAAACTTTATAAAC gataaattaaaaaacacTAATTCTGTACACACCAGTGATACCAATAAGGCTTATAATTCTAAAGAAATTGAAAGTTCAAACTCAGTAAACGGTGAACACACATCATCTGATCGCACCTGTGTTCCTGAGGACTCAAAGGATtcaaataaagaaaataatataatatttgataatgTATTGCAGTGTTGGGTAGGACTTGGTAGAAGAGGAAGTAGACCTATATGTAGAGCCTTTTCTGCAGACTACCACGGATACGAAAAATCTAAAGAATTGTCCAAAAATAAAGTTTAg
- a CDS encoding uncharacterized protein (all_bases.cand.1453 - hypothetical protein) has protein sequence MSALRYKIKNCVQYYPVRSKLWKGSKFNFLFFYFINFDISEIQYNRMKLGEWPPPNSSPLHPIEPWGKQLFVFNTTLNGNNEALLCITDSTRKPLIYFYREDFQALKLYIEKIKEELERLESAAKVV, from the exons atgAGCGCTTTaagatataaaataaagaaCTGTGTACAGTATTACCCAG TGAGAAGTAAATTATGGAAAGGttccaaatttaattttctatttttttattttattaattttgatatttcAGAAATACAATACAACCGAATGAAGCTTGGTGAATGGCCACCTCCCAATTCATCACCTTTACACCCa ATTGAGCCTTGGGGCAAACAGTTGTTTGTTTTCAATACTACTTTGAATGGAAAT AACGAGGCTCTTTTGTGTATAACTGACTCGACTCGTAAACCCCTTATTTACTTCTATAGGGAGGACTTTCAAGCTCTA AAACTGTACATTGAGAAGATTAAGGAAGAGTTGGAACGACTCGAATCAGCTGCCAAAGTAGTTTAA
- a CDS encoding Tpr-related protein family member, putative (chr2.cand.258 - conserved hypothetical transmembrane protein;~11 probable transmembrane helices predicted for TA13385 by TMHMM2.0 at aa 21-43, 58-80, 87-109, 119-141, 148-170, 174-191, 211-233, 248-267, 280-302, 317-339 and 352-374), whose translation MSGQNNECGKNGEKTKKIIAYMLVGFSLFNTLLIGMNGSPFSLNRFKIPGKYYSLYVSRLHNCMELACFVGVVLGNLYILPYGEQCGYISIAINWSSFIVNIVLLVSYVTGGENGHLTFFYWTLAASATIYGFNLQFIYKLGGKCMPYFMVAIPISSVSTSLIHYIVLGIFVEITISIIFTCLTASMWSVVYAGENGTESQGSGNGFQSHVISPILMTSVALSLIYVYYPGIAPGLLVDFIYVHKIDIVLMLVVPIPSMVIAVLSHYKMGPDNNWQGKTYWHGFLVFIVSMIVCSILFTISLHYPQSSVSRSIVNRPFMTGFLTILFYISHEIMLAVGFPSITENWDSTAATGNGLLSGTGVIIFVLLGEGYITEYKRHDPSKWPTDGMTTRTAFSYWMSRSFANALENVKRIFTLDVRRDILKSVRKIELI comes from the exons ATGAGCGGTCAAAACAACGAATGCGGAAAAAACGGAGAAAAGACTAAAAAGATAATAGCATATATGCTAGTTGgattttcattatttaatactttGCTTATTGGAATGAACGGGTCGCCGTTTTCCTTAAATAGGTTTAAAATACCtggaaaatattatagCCTCTACGTGAGCAGATTACACAACTGTATGGAGCTGGCCTGTTTTGTAGGTGTAGTTCTAGGTAATCTGTATATTCTTCCTTATGGAGAACAATGTGGGTACATTTCTATCGCAATCAATTGGAGTTCTTTTATAGTGaatattgtattattagtatcGTATGTGACTGGTGGCGAAAATGGCCATCTAACATTTTTTTATTGGACACTGGCTGCATCTGCAACAATCTACGGATTTAATCTACagtttatttataaattggGTGGGAAATGTATGCCGTACTTTATGGTAGCCATTCCCATTTCCTCCGTTTCAACATCGTTGATACACTATATAGTCTTGGGTATCTTCG TTGAGATCACtatatcaataattttcaCCTGTTTAACTGCTTCCATGTGGTCAGTTGTATATGCAGGTGAAAATGGTACTGAATCCCAAGGTTCTGGGAATGGTTTTCAATCACATGTTATTTCTCCAATATTAATGACATCAGTAGCTCTGTCTcttatttatgtttattatCCGGGCATTGCTCCAGGCCTTTTGgttgattttatttacGTACACAAGATTGACATAGTCCTCATGTTAGTCGTCCCAATACCCTCTATGGTAATTGCAGTGCTATCTCATTATAAAATGGGCCCTGATAATAATTGGCAAGGGAAAACATACTGGCACGGCTTCCTTGTTTTCATTGTTTCCATGATTGTTTGCTCAATTCTCTTCACAATTTCTCTTCACTATCCACAATCATCTGTTTCTAGGTCAATTGTTAATAGGCCTTTCATGACTGGCTTTCTCACCATATTATTCTATATTAGTCATGAAATAATGCTTGCAGTGGGATTTCCGAGCATTACTGAGAATTGGGACTCAACAGCAGCAACAGGCAATGGTTTACTTTCCGGAACAGGTGTTATTATTTTCGTTTTATTGGGAGAAGGGTATATAACTGAATACAAGAGACACGATCCAAGCAAATGGCCAACGGATGGAATGACAACACGAACAGCATTTTCTTACTGGATGAGTAGATCTTTTGCAAATGCCCTCGAAAATGTCAAACGCATTTTCACCTTAGATGTAAGGAgagatattttaaaatcagtTCGGAAAATTgaactaatttaa
- a CDS encoding RNA processing protein (crooked neck family), putative, with amino-acid sequence MPPFDPSKLQVKNKMPAAVQITAEQILRDAVEWQTKEVKTTKQTIADEEELNFYKAQKRKEFEDTLRRQRHHIGTWIKYAVWEANQQEFRRARSIFERALLVDPNNPSLWLRYIETEMKNKNINSARNLFDRVVCLLPRIDQFWFKYAHFEELLGNYAGARSIYERWMEWNPEDKAWMLYIKFEERCGELDRCRSIFNRYIENRPSCMSFLKLVKFEEKYKKVSRARSAFVKCVEVLDPELLDEDFFIKFANFEQRQNNIEGANSVYEQGLKLLDKTKSEKLYDNFISFQKQFKNEFIDDLISVKKRNEYEGDIALNPDNYDTWFNYIKLEESILENMLKTCSDEKLEAQKDRIVQVYERAIANLPKDNNRKLWRRYSYLWIFYAFFSELQLDSKERAEEIYLKSLQILPRDFSKIYIYLSQLYLRMGDLKKMRSVMGNAIGLCKKEKIFETYSDIELKLGNIDRCRIIFTKYVEIYPYNYKSWLSYINFELLLNEINRVRKLCEYAIEMEQMNNPEAIWNKYISIEKNYSYSNVISLYKKLLQKTQHIKIYKEYSKYEYENGNNEKGREVIEEGIKLYKDSSVERSKLLYHLVEMEKKYGNEQTVQNAKKRLPKKILRKRKLENDQEVDDIIYVFPDDKTNTKILENALKWKKQQK; translated from the exons ATGCCGCCGTTTGATCCTTCCAAGCTGCAG gttaaaaataaaatgcCTGCAGCTGTTCAAATAACAGCAGAGCAGATATTACGTGACGCAGTAGAATGGCAAACAAAGGAGGTGAAAACAACAAAACAAACAATCGCAGATGAAGAAGAGCTGAACTTCTATAA GGCTCAAAAGAGGAAAGAATTCGAAGATACACTAAGAAGGCAACGCCATCATATAGGAACATGGATAAAATATGCCGTTTGGGAAGCAAATCAGCAAGAATTTAGAAG ggCGAGGTCGATCTTTGAGAGAGCGTTGTTGGTTGACCCAAATAACCCATCACTGTGGTTAAGATACATTGAAACGGAAATGAAGAACAAGAACATCAATTCTGCAAGAAATCTTTTCGACAGAGTCGTTTGCTTGCTGCCAAGAATTGATCAGTTCTGGTTCAAATACGCACACTTTGAAGAATTACTAGGCAATTACGCAGGAGCAAGAAGTATCTATGAAAG GTGGATGGAGTGGAACCCAGAGGATAAGGCATGGatgttatatataaagTTTGAGGAAAGATGTGGTGAACTAGACCGTTGTAGAAGTATATTTAACAG GTATATCGAGAACAGACCTAGCTGTATGTCATTTTTAAAGCTAGTCAAGTTTGAGGAAAAGTACAAGAAAGTATCAAGAGCACGATCAGCATTCGTCAAGTGTGTGGAAGTGTTGGATCCTGAGCTACTAGATGAAgattttttcataaaatttgCTAACTTCGAGCAGAGACAGAACAACATCGAAGGAGCAAATAGTGTGTATGAGCAAGGATTGAAACTACTAGACAAGACTAAAAGCGAGAAACTCTACGACAACTTCATCTCGTTCCAGAAACAATTCAAGAATGAATTCATAGATGACCTGATTAGCGTGAAGAAAAGAAACGAATATGAAGGTGACATAGCTCTGAACCCAGACAACTACGATACCTGGTTTAACTACATTAAGCTAGAGGAGTCGATACTGGAAAATATGCTAAAAACTTGCTCAGACGAAAAGTTGGAGGCACAGAAGGATAGAATCGTTCAGGTGTACGAACGAGCAATCGCAAACCTACCCAAGGATAATAATCGCAAACTCTGGAGAAGATATAGTTACCTCTGGATATTCTACGCATTCTTCTCAGAATTACAACTTGACTCGAAGGAAAGAGCGGAAGAAATTTACCTGAAGTCGCTTCAAATATTACCCAGAGATTTTTCAAAGATCTACATTTACCTATCACAACTCTAC TTGAGGATGGGagatttgaaaaaaatgaGGTCCGTAATGGGTAACGCAATAGGGCTGTGCAAGAAGGAGAAGATTTTCGAGACATACAGTGACATTGAGCTGAAGCTTGGGAATATTGATCGTTGCAGAATTATATTCACTAAATACGTCGAAATTTATCCATACAACTACAAG AGCTGGCTGTCGTATATTAACTTCGAGCTTTTACTCAACGAGATTAACAGAGTTAGAAAACTCTGCGAGTATGCAATTGAAATGGAACAGATGAACAACCCGGAAGCCATATGGAACAAGTACATTAGTATAGAAAAAAACTACAGCTACTCAAACGTGATTTCTCTGTACAAGAAACTATTACAGAAGACACAGCACATCAAg ATATATAAGGAGTATAGTAAGTATGAGTATGAAAACGGTAACAATGAAAAGGGACGTGAAGTGATTGAGGAAGGAATAAAGCTTTATAAGGACAGCAGTGTCGAGAGGAGTAAGTTGTTGTATCACTTGGTGGAGATGGAAAAAAAATACGGAAATGAACAAACAGTGCAGAACGCAAAGAAAAGACTTCCAAAGAAGATACTTAGGAAGAGAAAACTGGAAAATGACCAGGAAGTGGACGACATAATATACGTCTTCCCAGATGACAAAACCAACACCAAGATATTAGAAAATGCTCTAAAGTGGAAAAAACAACAAAAGTAA
- a CDS encoding diacylglycerol kinase, putative (chr2.cand.256 - PF00781 Diacylglycerol kinase catalytic domain (presumed), PF00609 Diacylglycerol kinase accessory domain (presumed)), with amino-acid sequence MRHVFIYVNPESGGRNAYHFIKQGVRSLELSKPEPLTLHISSIFEGESGNKPGFIKLREFLNNDEPEQPVFVITAGGDGTLTWVVSEVEKHSINPDLLCFGIIPYGTGNDFARALKWDKFRNLKPFEDNMKPLISYLSRLVKSDPVKHDFWDVFLTLNPGGSFNKINSKTRLKENIMDKDGNLVESMKFKMGNYFSIGTESRIGRGFDRRRTRYSCSNKLRYLIEAFKKTFMGLVYVNKQIDKVVYGEDEEVMFVTDSKEKELPVLLKSASLVVLNIPSFSSGIDPFSISSEIGIKNVSQEFKKELLMANQVMGDKKMEFFCYRDMKDVGLDMLKIGKSKRIHVGSGPWKIYFKELSKDEKSYFQVDGEFFQMYQPKLIEIKHYKTINVVK; translated from the exons ATGAGAcatgtatttatatatgttaATCCTGAAAGTGGAGGAAGGAACGCATACCATTTTATAAAG CAAGGTGTGAGGTCACTTGAGTTGTCCAAACCTGAGCCATTGACTCTACACATTTCATCCATTTTCGAAGGCGAAAGTGGAAATAAACCAGGCTTTATCAAACTCAGggaatttttaaataatgatgaaCCTGAACAAC CTGTTTTTGTTATTACTGCTGGAGGTGACGGTACATTAACCTGGGTAGTATCTGAGGTTGAAAAACATTCAATCAATCCTGATTTACTTTGTTTCGGAATAATACCATACGGAACAG GAAATGATTTTGCAAGGGCTTTGAAGTGGGACAAGTTTCGTAATCTAAAGCCATTTGAAGATAATATGAAACC GCTAATTTCATACTTGAGTAGATTAGTGAAATCTGATCCAGTTAAGCATGATTTCTGGGATGTTTTTTTGACCCTAAATCCAGGTGGAAGctttaataaaattaactcTAAAACAAGGCTCAAA gAGAATATTATGGATAAGGATGGGAACTTAGTTGAAAGCATGAAGTTTAAGATGGGTAACTACTTTAGTATTGGGACTGAAAGTAGAATCGGCAGAGGCTTTGACAGACGAAGAACAAGATATTCATGCTCCAATAAATTA AGATATTTAATTGAAGCTTTTAAGAAGACATTTATGGGTTTGGTGTATGTAAATAAGCAGATTGATAAAGTGGTTTATGGCGAAGATGAAGAAGTCATGTTTGTAACTGACTCAAAGGAAAAGGAACTGCCTGTTCTGCTCAAATCGGCATCGCTAGTTGTGTTAAACATCCCAAGCTTCTCTTCAGGAATTGATCCGTTTTCAATATCTTCGGAAATTGGGATAAAAAATGTTTCACAA GAATTTAAAAAAGAGCTTTTAATGGCTAACCAAGTTATGGGTGACAAAAAGATGGAATTTTTTTGTTATAGAGATATGAAGGACGTTGGATTAGATATG CTAAAAATTGGAAAGTCCAAAAGAATACATGTGGGATCTGGACCCtggaaaatatattttaaagagTTATCTAAAGATGAAAAAAGCTACTTTCAG GTTGATGGAgaattttttcaaatgtaTCAGCCCAAGCTAATTGAAATCAAACActataaaacaattaatgttgtcaaataa
- a CDS encoding uncharacterized protein (chr2.cand.255 - hypothetical protein, conserved, pf14_0682, signal peptide;~Apicoplast targetting peptide predicted by the PlasmoAP tool;~1 probable transmembrane helix predicted for TA13370 by TMHMM2.0 at aa 7-24;~Signal peptide predicted for TA13370 by SignalP 2.0 HMM (Signal peptide probability 0.622, signal anchor probability 0.374) with cleavage site probability 0.415 between residues 29 and 30) encodes MMLLKILLQFLVFLVYMVFLFRYIKIARAGRKYLKDITAASCVPDSKNNGKIVHINCRLDKSVVNYVGKEFWSNIYSHNGIFVETKVEIFQWVPRERMTGKFYSGEFVDHLLPSNIFYKNPNFIPNVGGSGRVYAKQIKIGGYIIGREWFVNLNNKSKLKVDDDEWYEPSSSVPPVEISNLNTQVFNDFLYTGDIINPKIGDIRISFYGSEDIEFSVIGRQTGTLLGEYQLKPVEFLNKKMVLVAGKFYDKQELQDYIFSQISKTNIEILRIVLILLLSALVYEEIKSEKVYLLKIN; translated from the exons atgatgttattgaaaattttgttgCAATTTCTGGTGTTTCTGGTCTACATGGTATTTTTGTTCAGATACATCAAAATTGCCAGAGCGGGAAGGAAATATTTGAAGGATATAACTGCC GCCTCCTGTGTACCTGATAGCAAAAACAACGGAAAGATAGTACACATT AACTGTAGATTGGACAAGAGTGTGGTTAACTATGTTGGAAAGGAGTTTTGGAGTAACATTTACTCACACAATGGTATATTCGTGGAGACCAAGGTAGAAATATTCCAATGGGTTCCGAGGGAGAGAATGACTGGAAAGTTCTATTCTGGAGAATTTGTAGATCACTTGCTTCCCAgtaacatattttataaaaaccCAAACTTTATCCCAAATGTCGGTGGGTCAGGGAGGGTGTACgctaaacaaattaaaatag gTGGATATATAATAGGGAGAGAATGGtttgttaatttaaataacaaGTCAAAGCTGAAAGTTGATGACGACGAGTGGTATGAGCCTAGTAGTTCAGTCCCTCCAGTTGAAATAAGTAATCTAAACACTCAAGTGTTCAACGATTTTCTGTACACAGGGGATATAATTAACCCAAAA ATTGGCGATATTAGAATATCATTTTACGGGAGCGAGGATATCGAGTTTAGTGTCATCGGTAGACAAACGGGTACCCTATTGGGAGAATATCAACTGAAACCAGTAGAATTTTTg AACAAAAAAATGGTCCTCGTGGCTGGAAAATTTTACGATAAACAAGAATTGCAGGATTACATTTTCAGTCAAATTTCCAAAACGAACATAGAAATCTTAAGAATCGTTCTTATTTTACTACTATCTGCACTTGTTtatgaagaaattaaatcGGAAAAGGTGTACttgttgaaaataaattaa
- a CDS encoding uncharacterized protein (chr2.C.cand.262 - hypothetical protein), producing the protein MSRRVRYVEIREDCEHCMECELCQGYYTNIEVCECCECDNYGNSCNLRFENFKRPELENNGVYRQNGLDCGCKRVEFQEEGKMCRISNLKNQVKNKPLRFCKREVSCLMKKLNNIISVFPLSRGCEDTEIIAKPIKAGYRPANHLKEKVPVIKISTPRINRQNRIR; encoded by the exons ATGTCCAGG AGGGTTAGATACGTTGAAATAAGAGAAGACTGTGAACATTGTATGGAGTGTGAGTTGTGTCAAGGATACTATACCAACATTGAAGTTTGTGAATGCTGTGAATGTGATAATTACGGAAACTCATGTAACTTGAGATttgagaattttaaaagaCCAGAATTAGAGAATAATGGAGTATATAGACAAAATGGACTAGATTGTGGATGTAAAAGGGTAGAATTTCAAGAGGAGGGAAAAATGTGTAGgatttcaaatttaaaaaatcaagTAAAAAACAAGCCCCTAAGATTTTGTAAAAGAGAAGTAAGTTGTCTgatgaagaaattaaataatatcataTCGGTGTTTCCTCTTTCGAGAGGATGTGAAGATACTGAAATAATTGCCAAGCCTATAAAGGCTGGATATAGACCTGCAAATCATCTTAAAGAAAAAGTACCAGTAATCAAAATATCAACGCCTAGAATAAATAGACAAAATAgaattagataa
- a CDS encoding uncharacterized protein (chr2.C.cand.263 - hypothetical protein, signal peptide;~Signal peptide predicted for TA13360 by SignalP 2.0 HMM (Signal peptide probability 0.993, signal anchor probability 0.000) with cleavage site probability 0.701 between residues 17 and 18): MMIKIFLLILAFNFGLATDELECVGYSLDSNIRDTRIRSLKKINLLVVKVSDPKKYVLGTVKIGNLVEDGDCKYKSRHVVVDTSKPQKIVRVLTEYGTETKVSEYVEVSPKTYRVLEKTSFDLDLNDEYLHENVHSYFDPNHDVRVIKAKDELHDHKIGRVTINGHVIDDIPESLERIVYIWDSEEGTRHLKIDTHLKDNRIVSSKFEEDSPGSGNFIKKKTCGSILNPYGCWDEFLDWKNGASL; the protein is encoded by the coding sequence atgatgataaaaattttcctACTTATTTTAGCCTTCAATTTTGGTTTAGCAACTGATGAATTAGAGTGCGTTGGGTACTCACTGGATTCCAACATAAGGGATACAAGAATAAGAAGtctaaaaaaaataaatttgttggTAGTTAAGGTTTCTGACCCGAAAAAGTACGTTTTGGGAACAGTAAAAATAGGAAACCTTGTTGAAGATGGAGATTGTAAATACAAGTCAAGGCACGTTGTTGTTGATACCTCAAAGCCTCAAAAAATCGTCAGGGTGTTAACAGAATATGGGACCGAAACCAAAGTTTCAGAATATGTGGAAGTATCTCCAAAAACTTACCGTGTTCTAGAGAAGACTTCCTTTGATTTAGACTTAAACGATGAGTATCTGCATGAAAATGTGCACAGCTATTTTGACCCAAACCATGATGTTAGAGTTATAAAGGCAAAAGACGAATTACATGACCATAAAATAGGACGGGTTACCATTAACGGCCACGTTATTGATGATATACCAGAAAGTCTTGAAAGGATAGTATATATTTGGGACTCAGAAGAAGGAACCAGACACCTCAAAATCgatacacatttaaaagATAATAGAATAGTTTCAAGCAAGTTTGAAGAGGATTCTCCAGGATCAGGAAATTTCATAAAGAAAAAAACCTGTGGAAGTATACTAAATCCCTACGGTTGTTGGGACGAATTCCTTGACTGGAAAAATGGAGCATCTCTTTGa